A stretch of DNA from Brachyhypopomus gauderio isolate BG-103 chromosome 7, BGAUD_0.2, whole genome shotgun sequence:
tctaatACACATGAATATTCATATGTTTATttgcttttctccctctctccaataCACAGTGGGCAGTCCCATTCCCGTGCCTCATGTTTACAGACCGACGGAGGAGCAGGTGGACCACTATCACAGGCTTTACATGGACGCTCTGTCCAAACTCTTCCACAGTCACAAAACTAGCTGTGGACTGGCTGAGACACACCAGCTACAAATCATCTAGACCACCCAAATAGCTCACAGCTTTTCTGGTTTCACCACATTTCTGCCAACTAAGAACGGTCGACACAGATGTGCTGTAAATACTTTTGCAGTTTTAAATTCAGATTACATTTTTAACGGTTTTTGCAGTACAAATTCAGATTACATTTTAAGGCAATTTAAACTTCCATTAGTCTGCATATCAGAATATACAGATGCAGTCACCATTTTAATCTCCGATCATGATATACTGCAGTGATTGGCTCAAGGAGCACTTTAATGAATTACTGAATGTTACATCAATCCTGTAGTACAGTGCCATTCAGGATTTTTGGTCCTCTGTATCTGTCCACTAGGTATAAATAATCTTATTAATATAATTttagacatttacatttttttatttaaaattaatGAGTTCTAGGAAATATTGTAAAGTCTGGGAAAAAATTTCCAGTATAAATGTGTGAAAATTCTCATGCAAGACGTACTTCAGTAGTTCTGTTATTGCTCTGATTACACCACTGAAAGtgattgagttttgctgttgattTTATGGAATTTTTAAGGGATTTTGTGATGACGGCACAGTTTTATCAGCAGCTCCAGTAGTTTGCAAGAACTTTGCACCTATGTACAGGTGTGTTCCAGTGAAGATCACGGAGACGCCTTCACAACTGATAGGAGTTGCTTAAGCCTCTATCAAACCACACAGTGCACCTTATCAAAAGACCCAAGTATCTGCCTTCTAATCTGAAAGTGTACCAAAGATTCTTTGCCTGCCACGTCATAAAGAAACTACAGTTAACGGGCAGGACCACCAGTTGGTAACAGCGCCCTGGTGGAGTCCTTTGCAGGGCCCTCGGGACGTACAGGCGGACGAGACGCCTGCCCATGAGACATGGATATGGTGGCTTTGTGTTCGACACCCTCTGGACCTGAGAATGTAGGGGGAAACGCTGCAGTGCAGTCCTACGGGAGAAGCTGATGAAAGGTTTCTTCTCTTAATGGCTTCTGCTGGTCCATCCAGTCTGTATAATGCACCAACATTACAGTATCCTCTGAAATGGTAGTGCTGACAGAAATAGGTAACATTTTCCTGAAGTGTTTTGCTCAGGTCAATTAATTATTGTAGttgaatacatttacatttacatttatggcatttagcattTAGTTGAATAAATGTTCAGTACACTTGTTTTTTGAATATAAAAAGACTATTGATTATTGTTGCAGTTTGTGATCTATGTTCAGGATTCATACAGCCACAGACAGTTTTTTACACATCTGGCAAGATATACAAAACCCAGCTATGGAAATAGCAGAGGTATTTAGCTACAAATCCAAACAATAAGACAATCCGCTGTCAAGACCAAAGCGTCACGCTACCTCTAACTGCTATGGATGGGTGTTTCTCAAATACTGTCTGGTTGTTTATGAGAAACTATGGAAGCACCTTGTTCTGCATTGTGATAAAATTACAACAATAAAAAAAGCTTTCAaaactttttttattttcagttttTCATAAAAAGCAACCAGACACACAACAATGAACCAAGTCCTGCCATACAGTCTCCACAGAGCCACTTCACAAATGGCCTGGAAAACACCATGATGAGTTCGTGATGACGTATCCCTGTAGCCGACGCCACAGTACGAGAGCATGGAGTAAAGTTAAACCACAAACTGTACTGACTAAAGGATTGTGAGGAAACGGAACAGGCAGTAAAACCCGCGTTCTGTGGTTGACATTTCAACCTGTAGCCTTCCTCCAAATTCCACCACAGTAGATGATGTTGGTGTCAAAACAGACACTGAAAAAAAACATCCCCTTAAAACCAATATTAATATAATACAACGTCCATGTGCTTTACCCTCCTGTGGGAGTGTCGCTGCAGGAAGGCATCACAAAGTCTGcctcacctctgacctctgaactTGAGACTTCCAAGGTCTGGCTCTTCACAAGTGACCTGATTATTGCAGCAGATACTGCAATAACCACCAGCTGAGGAACAGTGGATGGACATGGACTCCATCAGTCCATTTGTACAGTAACCAGACTTTAGGCAAAACCTGAACTCCTGGGTTACATTGGCTGAACTGTCCAATTAAAACACATGACTCAGACGGTCCACTTCAGACACCTGAGAAAAGAGAAAGCACAGAAAAAATTTTTATGGTGTCATAAACTATGTATGTTATCTGGGTCATAAGGTGCATGTGTTGTACCTGGTCTCATGGTGTGTCCCCAGGCAGCGGACACAGCAGTAGCGCGCACCGCAGGACACACAGGTGTAGTGGGAGGGGAAACCACACACAGCGCAGAAATGACGCTGGGGGAGCTTAGAAGGCTCAGCACACGCTGTCAGATAGTTTGGACCCTCACTCACACTTAGGTcctacaaacagacagacagagagtggtTTGAATCCCGTTATCCCTCACCTGTTTGATGAGATCCCATAGATCTGGTTCTATAACTGAGCCGTGGTTTTAGATAGCACAcaacacctcacctcctcttcgAGCAGAGCCTGAAAGTTTTTTCGGAATCGCTGCTTAAAATGGTCGCCCCTCGTCTTTTTCCTTCGCTTTCCTGGAGGGTACAATGAGACACGAGGTGTCAAAGCTCAGGAACCAAACGTCAAAACAGCACCGCGATATCACTGATGTGAACCGGCCTCACCGGATTCGTTGTTCTCGTCAAACTGCGGCAGTCGCTTGACTAGTTGGGGCAGGCTGGCGTGTGGGTCGTCCTGGAAGTTGTCCTTCTCCAGAGCCTCCAGCTGGCGGGTCAAGCGCCGTTGGCGAGTCGCGCTGTCCAAAACCCGCCGCTGGTTCGGGTCCTGTGAGCGGACTGGGTCCGGAGAACAACAACTAACGTGACCAGTTAGGAAACATGCATGttgtacacagacacacgccTGAAATGTTTCCGTCTTAGTTTCTCCAGTTCACTGTTACTGTTATATGTGCTTTATTTATGTTTGTTGCTTTATTAACAGTGTTATCTAGCTGGTTATGAGTTGTGAAAACCCACGAAAGTAAACACATTAACGGTAAACACAGTACCTGCTGGTTTCTTCTCCGCCATTTTGAGTGTTGGCGCTACGGGAGCTCGAACGGGACAAATGTCGTTTGGGTCGTAGTGTTCGCCCGTCAGACGGTACAGGCGCCCGGGACAGAGTCCACACGAACGAGGGAGGA
This window harbors:
- the znhit1 gene encoding zinc finger HIT domain-containing protein 1 — its product is MAEKKPAVRSQDPNQRRVLDSATRQRRLTRQLEALEKDNFQDDPHASLPQLVKRLPQFDENNESGKRRKKTRGDHFKQRFRKNFQALLEEEDLSVSEGPNYLTACAEPSKLPQRHFCAVCGFPSHYTCVSCGARYCCVRCLGTHHETRCLKWTV